A region from the Maridesulfovibrio zosterae DSM 11974 genome encodes:
- the qmoC gene encoding quinone-interacting membrane-bound oxidoreductase complex subunit QmoC codes for MEKDIRIKPDLQFIKELQEVGGEGLKKCYQCATCSVACPLSPADNPYPRKEMVWAQWGLKDKLVNDIDIWLCHNCGTCSDLCPRGARPADMLAALRNMAYQKMVTPSIFGKWMSSAKHLPKLAAIPAVLYMVIWFIMAGVRGSFFPLKDGEIVFGYLFPGDFTIDPIFMIAFGFMVWTFYKGVKNLIASFKDQPKVFAVGDKSEKPSLLECFIDVCKNELLTHSKWKECGETDEADEQKFNGHRFIMAAFICLMVVTGVVAVTHWGGKIIPFLGHIGHTPMPLWHPVKILANVGAVLLIYSLVLLTKRRLNQDQAVHGSSYYDWYLLGLIWTIGVTGIMSELMRLFGVAVLAYPIYYIHLVAVFMMFVYLPWSKLGHLVYRTAALTYARYIGRLPMPVREEKTFTL; via the coding sequence ATGGAAAAAGATATTCGCATCAAACCGGATCTGCAGTTCATTAAAGAACTTCAGGAAGTCGGTGGAGAAGGCCTCAAAAAATGCTATCAGTGCGCAACATGCTCTGTAGCCTGTCCCTTGTCGCCTGCCGACAACCCTTATCCGCGTAAGGAAATGGTCTGGGCTCAGTGGGGCCTCAAAGATAAACTTGTAAATGATATTGATATATGGCTTTGTCACAATTGCGGAACATGTTCTGACCTGTGTCCTCGTGGCGCTCGTCCTGCTGACATGTTGGCAGCTCTACGTAACATGGCCTATCAGAAGATGGTTACCCCTTCCATTTTCGGTAAATGGATGAGTTCAGCCAAGCACCTGCCTAAGCTTGCAGCTATTCCGGCTGTACTCTACATGGTAATATGGTTCATCATGGCTGGAGTTCGTGGTTCCTTCTTCCCTCTTAAAGATGGCGAAATCGTTTTTGGATACCTTTTCCCCGGCGATTTTACTATTGACCCGATCTTCATGATTGCCTTCGGTTTCATGGTCTGGACTTTCTATAAGGGAGTTAAGAACTTGATTGCTTCATTTAAGGATCAGCCGAAGGTCTTTGCTGTAGGTGACAAATCTGAAAAACCAAGTCTGCTTGAATGTTTCATCGACGTTTGTAAAAACGAACTGCTGACACATTCCAAGTGGAAAGAATGCGGTGAAACAGATGAAGCTGATGAACAGAAGTTTAATGGACACAGATTCATTATGGCCGCTTTCATCTGCCTCATGGTTGTTACCGGTGTTGTTGCAGTAACCCACTGGGGCGGAAAGATAATTCCTTTCCTCGGTCATATTGGTCATACTCCAATGCCTTTGTGGCACCCTGTTAAGATTCTTGCCAATGTTGGTGCAGTTCTCTTGATTTATTCACTTGTTCTGCTCACCAAACGTCGTTTGAATCAGGACCAGGCTGTCCATGGTTCCAGTTATTATGACTGGTATCTGCTCGGCCTGATCTGGACCATTGGTGTAACTGGTATCATGAGTGAGCTCATGCGTCTCTTCGGCGTAGCTGTCCTTGCTTATCCAATATACTACATACACCTTGTCGCCGTATTTATGATGTTTGTCTATCTGCCGTGGTCTAAGCTGGGACACCTTGTCTACAGGACTGCAGCATTAACTTATGCAAGATACATCGGCCGTCTCCCCATGCCGGTCCGTGAAGAAAAGACTTTTACTCTGTAA
- a CDS encoding FAD-dependent oxidoreductase — MPEKIGVYFDQASVSPYLNAEDLAEFVGRVFANVCPVIKVHPRLNSEEGRKLIQEDIDAGNIDAACICGTSPRVDWDIFDFDNIVVERVNLREQCIKVFRNPDGTMPDPNGEVPELLKMMANEYVKMGITKITKTNEQESQAFDTTKVVMVLGGGFTGLTAALYAAKTNHDVILVEKEANLGGKAAGMYKTFPLSYPYLEAHETGIDKLISEVQSNSRIKVLTSAQLETLQGAPGQYTATVTVGSGSEELPVGAVVLATGWVPQDTKYVEPMGYGSSKVVTAAEFEAMVKAGKMNASSVAFVLDTRLSEEKFAAEEDAYANRSDEQIASDAADAKEAEEGAKDEFVYEDMESYKHLPYSSELSSLVALKQANYVREKNDEAVAYIIYDHMMVPGVNERYYRAAQDDPGIMLTKGTVTSIKEEGSSMVIAASNTLLGENIEIQADLVVVPTGMVPTTAHDPTINLVYRQGPAFPDLKQFDGYADSNYICFPYETRRTGVYAAGCVRQPMSMGLAREDAAGAVLKAVQCINSANHGVAVHPRSGDSTYPVFNFMRCTQCKRCTEECPFGALDDDEKGTPMPNPSRCRRCGTCMGACPERVIGFDNYNIDMIGSMIKQVEVPDDMEVGGPRFIVLACENDAYPALDMAAMRGKGWSPYVRIVPVRCLGSVNTIWIADAMSKGVDGVLLLGCKYGEDYQCHFVKGSELCNRRMENVADSLKRLGVEPERVVQAELAIDEYDKVPGMIDTFVNEMIKIGPNPFKGY; from the coding sequence ATGCCCGAAAAAATCGGTGTTTATTTCGACCAAGCAAGCGTCTCTCCTTACCTGAACGCTGAAGATCTCGCCGAGTTTGTCGGTAGAGTTTTTGCAAATGTGTGTCCGGTGATTAAAGTTCACCCGAGACTCAACAGCGAGGAAGGAAGAAAGCTTATTCAGGAAGATATTGACGCTGGCAATATTGACGCAGCATGTATCTGCGGCACTAGCCCCCGCGTTGACTGGGATATTTTCGACTTCGACAACATTGTTGTCGAAAGGGTTAACCTGCGTGAACAATGCATCAAGGTTTTCAGAAATCCTGATGGCACCATGCCTGACCCCAATGGCGAAGTTCCCGAACTCCTCAAAATGATGGCGAATGAATACGTCAAAATGGGAATCACCAAGATTACCAAGACCAACGAACAAGAGTCTCAGGCTTTTGATACTACTAAAGTAGTAATGGTCCTAGGTGGTGGTTTCACTGGTCTTACAGCAGCTCTTTATGCAGCAAAGACCAACCATGATGTTATTCTCGTGGAAAAGGAAGCTAATCTCGGTGGTAAAGCTGCCGGAATGTATAAGACCTTCCCTCTTTCCTATCCTTACCTTGAAGCTCATGAAACAGGAATCGACAAACTTATTTCTGAAGTTCAGTCCAATTCCAGAATCAAAGTTCTCACAAGCGCGCAACTTGAAACTCTTCAGGGTGCGCCCGGTCAGTATACAGCTACAGTCACTGTAGGTTCCGGATCTGAGGAACTGCCAGTAGGTGCTGTTGTTCTGGCTACAGGTTGGGTCCCTCAGGATACTAAGTATGTTGAGCCCATGGGCTACGGTTCTTCCAAGGTTGTAACTGCTGCTGAATTTGAAGCAATGGTCAAGGCCGGAAAGATGAATGCTTCATCTGTTGCTTTTGTTCTTGATACACGCCTTAGTGAAGAAAAATTTGCAGCTGAAGAAGATGCTTATGCTAATCGTTCTGATGAACAGATTGCTTCCGATGCTGCAGATGCAAAAGAAGCTGAAGAAGGTGCTAAAGATGAATTCGTTTATGAAGATATGGAATCTTATAAACATCTTCCTTACAGTTCTGAACTCAGCAGTCTTGTTGCACTAAAACAGGCTAACTATGTACGTGAAAAGAATGATGAAGCTGTAGCTTATATCATTTACGATCACATGATGGTTCCTGGTGTTAATGAGCGTTATTACCGTGCTGCCCAGGATGATCCGGGCATCATGCTGACCAAGGGTACTGTTACTTCCATTAAGGAAGAGGGCAGCTCTATGGTTATCGCTGCAAGTAACACACTTCTTGGCGAAAATATTGAAATCCAGGCTGATCTGGTCGTTGTTCCAACTGGCATGGTTCCTACCACTGCTCACGATCCGACCATCAACCTTGTATATAGACAGGGTCCTGCTTTCCCCGATCTCAAGCAGTTCGACGGTTACGCAGACTCTAACTACATTTGCTTTCCTTACGAAACCCGCCGTACAGGTGTTTACGCCGCTGGTTGTGTTCGTCAGCCCATGTCAATGGGACTTGCAAGGGAAGATGCTGCAGGTGCAGTCCTTAAAGCTGTTCAGTGTATAAACTCTGCCAATCATGGCGTTGCTGTACACCCACGCTCCGGTGACTCCACCTACCCCGTTTTCAACTTCATGCGTTGCACACAGTGTAAACGTTGCACCGAGGAATGTCCTTTCGGAGCACTTGATGATGATGAAAAAGGAACACCAATGCCGAATCCGTCACGCTGCCGTCGCTGTGGTACCTGTATGGGTGCCTGCCCTGAGCGCGTAATCGGATTTGACAACTATAATATCGATATGATCGGTTCCATGATCAAACAGGTCGAAGTTCCTGATGATATGGAAGTTGGCGGTCCCCGCTTTATTGTACTGGCTTGCGAAAACGATGCGTATCCCGCACTCGACATGGCAGCTATGCGCGGTAAAGGCTGGTCTCCTTATGTTCGTATTGTACCTGTCCGCTGCCTCGGCTCTGTAAACACAATCTGGATTGCTGATGCAATGTCAAAAGGTGTTGATGGAGTTCTTCTGCTCGGTTGTAAATACGGCGAAGACTATCAGTGTCACTTTGTTAAAGGCTCTGAACTTTGTAATCGCCGTATGGAAAACGTCGCTGATTCTCTCAAGAGACTTGGCGTTGAACCCGAGCGTGTTGTTCAGGCCGAACTTGCCATTGACGAGTACGATAAGGTCCCAGGCATGATCGATACTTTCGTTAATGAAATGATCAAGATCGGTCCCAACCCGTTCAAGGGCTACTAG
- a CDS encoding CoB--CoM heterodisulfide reductase iron-sulfur subunit A family protein yields the protein MSNSILVVGGGFSGITAALEAAEVGHEVFIVEKSPYLGGRVMQLNKYFPKLCPPSCGLEIQFQRIKNNKNVKFFTLAEVESINGSKGNFEVKVRIKPRYVGPGSVELTDVIEKLSNDITDEFEFKLCDRKALYMDVPFAFPARYVLEKENCTDEDLKVLKGVDVIDLKEEEKVVTFNVGSIVYATGWKPYDVTKLSNLGAGTVKNCISNMQMERLAAPSGPTHGQIVRPSDGAQPKNIAFVQCAGSRDENHLNFCSYICCMASLKQAAYIRDQYPDAKVTVYYIDLRTPGRYDKFAKRILSDDKINAVKGKVAEVIEESGSGNVLVTVEDAVTGIKAQNEHDLVVLATGMQPSLAGTPVPSGVQVDDQGFIVGGEEQGIFAAGCAKQPLDVMKTAQSGTAAALKAIQTVIGR from the coding sequence ATGTCAAATAGCATACTTGTCGTAGGCGGCGGGTTTAGCGGAATTACCGCTGCACTCGAAGCCGCCGAAGTAGGCCATGAAGTCTTCATCGTGGAGAAGTCGCCTTATCTGGGTGGCCGGGTGATGCAGCTGAATAAATATTTTCCAAAGCTGTGTCCTCCTTCCTGCGGATTGGAGATTCAATTTCAGAGAATCAAAAACAATAAGAACGTAAAGTTCTTTACCTTGGCTGAAGTGGAATCTATCAATGGTTCCAAAGGTAATTTTGAAGTCAAGGTTCGGATCAAGCCCAGATATGTTGGTCCGGGCAGTGTTGAACTCACCGATGTCATCGAGAAATTATCTAATGACATTACTGATGAATTTGAGTTCAAACTCTGTGATCGCAAAGCTCTTTACATGGACGTTCCTTTTGCATTTCCCGCAAGATACGTTCTTGAAAAGGAAAACTGCACCGATGAAGATCTTAAAGTCCTTAAAGGAGTCGATGTAATCGATCTCAAAGAAGAGGAAAAGGTCGTCACATTTAACGTCGGTTCCATTGTTTACGCTACCGGTTGGAAGCCTTACGATGTAACTAAACTTTCCAACCTTGGTGCAGGCACTGTAAAGAACTGTATTTCCAACATGCAGATGGAAAGACTTGCAGCTCCAAGTGGTCCTACCCATGGTCAGATTGTCCGTCCTTCAGACGGTGCACAGCCCAAAAACATCGCGTTCGTACAGTGTGCGGGTTCCCGCGATGAAAACCACCTCAATTTCTGTTCCTATATCTGTTGTATGGCTTCACTTAAGCAGGCAGCATATATCCGCGATCAGTATCCTGATGCAAAGGTCACAGTATATTACATCGACCTGCGTACTCCGGGCCGTTATGACAAGTTTGCCAAACGTATTCTTTCTGATGATAAGATCAATGCTGTTAAAGGTAAGGTCGCTGAAGTCATTGAAGAATCCGGAAGTGGCAATGTGCTCGTCACTGTTGAGGATGCAGTAACCGGCATCAAGGCCCAGAACGAGCATGATCTCGTTGTCTTGGCTACCGGAATGCAGCCCAGCCTCGCAGGTACTCCGGTTCCTTCCGGTGTACAGGTTGACGATCAAGGCTTTATTGTCGGCGGAGAGGAACAAGGCATTTTCGCAGCCGGGTGTGCAAAGCAGCCTCTGGATGTCATGAAGACAGCCCAGTCCGGTACTGCTGCTGCTCTCAAAGCGATTCAAACGGTGATAGGGAGGTAA
- the aprA gene encoding adenylyl-sulfate reductase subunit alpha yields MPLLPSKEASKGVALAEPELIEKDVDLLLVGGGMGNCGVAYEAVRWIEKVGGDISIMLLDKAAMERSGAVAQGLSAINTYLGENDADDYVRMVRTDLMGLVREDLIFDLGRHVDDSVHLFEEWGLPCWIKKDGKNLDGAAAKAAGLSLRNGDACVRSGRWQMMINGESYKCIVAEAAKMALGEDNYMERIFIVKMLLDANEPNRIAGAVGFSTRENKVYVFKCNTAVVACGGAVNVYRPRSTGEGMGRAWYPVWNAGSTYTMCAQVGAEMTMMENRFVPARFKDGYGPVGAWFLLFKAKATNYKGEDYCETNRAMLKPYEDRGYAKGHVIPTCLRNHMMLREMREGRGPIYMDTATALQNTFKDLTPAEQKHLESEAWEDFLDMCVGQANLWACQNIEPENSGSEIMPTEPYLLGSHSGCCGIWTSGPDEAWVPEDYKVKADNGKVYNRMTTVNGLFTCADGVGASGHKFSSGSHAEGRIVGKQMVRWVVDHKDFKPTLKESTADLAKEIYQPWYTYEEGKGISTDPVVNPNYITPKNFMMRLVKATDEYGGGVGTMYVTSKSLLATGFKLLEMLEEDSKKLAARDLHELMRCWEQFHRLWTVRLHMQHIDFREESRYPGFYYRGDFMGLDDSKWKCFVNSKYDVEKGETNIFKKAYHQIIPV; encoded by the coding sequence ATGCCTCTTCTCCCTAGTAAAGAAGCTTCTAAGGGTGTTGCTCTCGCAGAACCTGAGCTTATAGAAAAAGACGTGGACCTGCTCCTCGTTGGTGGTGGTATGGGTAACTGCGGTGTTGCTTATGAAGCAGTCCGCTGGATTGAAAAAGTAGGTGGCGACATCTCCATTATGCTGCTTGATAAAGCTGCTATGGAACGTTCCGGTGCTGTTGCACAGGGTCTGTCCGCTATTAACACATACCTTGGCGAAAATGACGCTGATGACTACGTACGTATGGTTCGTACTGACCTCATGGGCCTCGTTCGTGAAGACCTTATTTTTGACCTCGGCCGTCACGTTGATGATTCCGTTCACCTTTTTGAAGAGTGGGGCCTTCCTTGCTGGATCAAAAAAGACGGTAAAAACCTCGACGGTGCAGCTGCTAAAGCAGCTGGTCTCTCCCTGCGTAACGGCGACGCTTGCGTTCGTTCCGGTCGCTGGCAGATGATGATTAACGGTGAATCCTACAAATGTATCGTTGCTGAAGCTGCTAAAATGGCTCTTGGCGAAGATAACTACATGGAACGTATCTTCATCGTTAAAATGCTCCTCGACGCTAATGAGCCTAACCGCATCGCTGGTGCAGTTGGTTTCTCTACACGCGAAAACAAAGTATATGTTTTCAAATGTAATACAGCTGTTGTAGCTTGTGGTGGTGCTGTAAACGTTTACCGTCCTCGCTCTACCGGTGAAGGTATGGGTCGTGCATGGTATCCAGTATGGAACGCAGGTTCCACATACACCATGTGTGCACAGGTTGGCGCTGAAATGACCATGATGGAAAACCGTTTCGTACCAGCTCGTTTTAAAGATGGTTACGGTCCTGTTGGCGCATGGTTCCTGCTCTTCAAAGCTAAAGCAACCAACTACAAAGGCGAAGACTACTGCGAAACTAACCGCGCAATGCTCAAGCCTTACGAAGATCGCGGATACGCTAAAGGACACGTTATTCCTACTTGTCTGCGTAACCACATGATGCTTCGTGAAATGCGTGAAGGTCGCGGTCCTATCTACATGGACACCGCTACCGCACTGCAGAACACATTCAAAGATCTTACTCCCGCTGAGCAGAAGCACCTCGAGTCTGAAGCATGGGAAGATTTCCTCGATATGTGTGTTGGCCAGGCTAACCTCTGGGCTTGTCAGAACATTGAGCCTGAAAACTCCGGTTCTGAAATCATGCCTACCGAACCTTACCTCCTCGGCTCCCACTCCGGTTGCTGTGGTATCTGGACTTCCGGTCCTGATGAAGCATGGGTTCCTGAAGACTACAAAGTGAAAGCTGACAACGGTAAAGTCTACAACCGTATGACTACTGTTAACGGTCTCTTCACATGTGCTGACGGTGTTGGCGCATCTGGTCACAAGTTCTCTTCCGGTTCTCACGCAGAAGGTCGTATCGTTGGTAAACAGATGGTACGCTGGGTTGTAGATCACAAAGACTTCAAGCCTACTTTGAAAGAAAGTACTGCTGATCTTGCTAAAGAAATCTACCAGCCATGGTACACCTACGAAGAAGGTAAAGGAATCTCTACCGACCCAGTAGTTAACCCTAATTACATCACACCTAAAAACTTCATGATGCGTCTTGTTAAGGCAACTGATGAATACGGTGGTGGTGTTGGTACCATGTACGTAACCTCCAAGTCTCTTCTTGCTACTGGTTTCAAACTTCTTGAAATGCTTGAAGAAGATTCTAAAAAACTGGCTGCACGCGACCTCCATGAACTCATGCGTTGTTGGGAACAGTTCCACAGACTGTGGACTGTCCGTCTGCACATGCAGCACATCGATTTCCGCGAAGAATCCCGTTATCCTGGATTCTACTACCGCGGTGACTTCATGGGTCTTGATGACTCTAAGTGGAAATGCTTCGTCAACTCTAAGTATGACGTTGAAAAAGGTGAAACTAACATCTTTAAGAAAGCATACCACCAGATCATCCCCGTCTAA
- the aprB gene encoding adenylyl-sulfate reductase subunit beta, whose translation MPTFVNPEKCDGCKGGEKTACMYICPNDLMILDPEEMRAYNQEPEACWECYSCVKICPQGAIEARPYGDFAPMGGTSIPMRSAEDIMWTVKFRNGNVKRFKFPIRTTPEGSIKPYEGKPEPADLDSELLFTETELATPKEALGLKVDVADADKKTAWKDLD comes from the coding sequence ATGCCGACCTTTGTCAATCCGGAAAAGTGTGATGGCTGTAAAGGCGGAGAAAAAACTGCCTGTATGTACATCTGCCCTAACGATCTTATGATCCTGGATCCCGAAGAAATGCGGGCTTACAACCAGGAACCAGAAGCATGCTGGGAGTGTTACTCCTGCGTAAAAATTTGTCCCCAGGGCGCTATCGAAGCTCGTCCTTACGGTGACTTCGCACCTATGGGCGGTACTTCTATCCCCATGCGTTCAGCTGAAGACATCATGTGGACTGTTAAGTTCCGTAACGGAAACGTTAAGCGCTTCAAATTCCCTATCCGTACTACACCTGAAGGTTCTATCAAACCTTATGAAGGTAAACCCGAGCCAGCTGATCTCGACAGCGAACTTCTCTTCACTGAGACCGAACTTGCGACTCCTAAAGAAGCTCTCGGTCTGAAGGTTGACGTTGCTGATGCAGACAAAAAGACTGCTTGGAAGGATCTGGATTAA
- the sat gene encoding sulfate adenylyltransferase, which produces MSNLVAPHGGKGLVCCLLEGAELAAEQKKAADLPKIEISARAKGDLIMMGCGGFSPLNGFMGKADWKGVCEKFLMEDGTFWPVPVTLDTDDDSVKVGDEIALVRNGEVYATMKIEEKYEMTEEDKKWECYQVFKGEGEESADDIFWKTALEDHPGVQMVMAQKKYNLAGPVKVLSEGEYPEQYKGVYLRPAETRAAFEEKGWSTVSALQLRNPMHRSHEFLAKISIEVCDGCLIHSLIGNLKPGDIPADVRVKAIDTLVEHYFVKENVIQAGYPLDMRYAGPREGLLHATFRQNYGVNRMLIGRDHAGVGDFYGLFEAQEIFDKIPYAKEACPEPGKALLCEPMKIDWTFYCYKCDGMASLRTCPHEKDQRVILSGTKLRKALSDGAEVVDHFGRDEVIAQLREYYEGLTEKVEVKMQGAASGDAM; this is translated from the coding sequence ATGTCTAATCTCGTAGCACCTCACGGTGGTAAAGGTCTCGTCTGCTGCCTTCTCGAAGGCGCAGAACTCGCAGCAGAACAGAAAAAAGCTGCTGATCTTCCTAAAATCGAAATTTCCGCCCGTGCTAAGGGTGACCTGATCATGATGGGTTGTGGTGGGTTCTCTCCCCTGAATGGTTTCATGGGCAAAGCAGACTGGAAAGGCGTTTGCGAAAAATTCCTGATGGAAGATGGCACTTTCTGGCCTGTTCCTGTTACTCTTGATACTGACGATGATTCAGTTAAAGTCGGCGATGAGATCGCTCTCGTGAGAAATGGCGAAGTATACGCTACCATGAAGATCGAAGAAAAATACGAAATGACCGAAGAAGACAAGAAGTGGGAATGCTATCAGGTCTTCAAAGGTGAAGGCGAAGAATCCGCTGACGACATTTTCTGGAAAACAGCTCTTGAAGATCACCCAGGTGTTCAGATGGTAATGGCTCAGAAAAAGTACAACCTTGCCGGTCCTGTTAAAGTTCTTTCTGAAGGCGAATACCCTGAGCAGTACAAAGGTGTTTACCTGCGTCCCGCAGAAACACGTGCAGCTTTTGAAGAAAAAGGCTGGTCCACAGTTTCCGCTCTTCAGCTTCGTAACCCAATGCACCGCTCTCACGAATTCCTCGCAAAGATCTCCATCGAAGTTTGTGACGGTTGTCTGATCCACTCCCTGATCGGTAACCTGAAACCAGGTGACATTCCTGCTGACGTTCGCGTTAAAGCAATTGACACTCTTGTTGAACACTACTTTGTTAAAGAAAACGTTATTCAGGCTGGTTACCCACTTGATATGCGTTACGCTGGTCCTCGTGAAGGTCTGCTCCACGCAACTTTCCGCCAGAACTACGGTGTTAACAGAATGCTGATCGGTCGTGACCACGCTGGAGTTGGTGACTTCTACGGTTTGTTTGAAGCACAGGAAATTTTTGACAAAATTCCTTATGCAAAAGAAGCATGTCCAGAACCAGGTAAAGCTCTGCTTTGCGAACCAATGAAAATTGACTGGACTTTCTACTGCTACAAATGTGACGGTATGGCTTCCCTTAGAACCTGTCCTCACGAAAAAGACCAGCGTGTTATCCTTTCCGGTACCAAGCTGCGTAAAGCTCTTTCTGACGGTGCTGAAGTTGTTGACCATTTCGGTCGTGACGAAGTTATCGCTCAGCTCCGTGAATACTACGAAGGCCTCACTGAAAAAGTTGAAGTCAAAATGCAGGGCGCAGCTTCCGGCGACGCAATGTAA
- a CDS encoding chorismate mutase gives MPNYKKFERNGADAPRRMSLLDEIKELDARILSMVSRRNFLMGKAAAARKQKGLPLGDPDMERRIFETWTAEAGNKKFDIKTARRVFEQLNNLAYATIAKPENRKLSSYVLSPPHRAIDVNFDGPCSLFQSKLWIALAAACGVDATLAPLCINDQITELVKAFNQSGAHLAWDGEAVESRSGDGVEFEDKLIFAGDDPMTLFLIIAFGLKTTGKFKIAGGPLLKQYDSRPLSTILAPLGARLNTLDLQSHGLPARLECGGRMASSVEINEETPAGFVAALVLAAWTYPQGLTVKFEEGWHGYAKLKEVVTVLKECGVKAKLTETECSVPSSAAIKFPELPKIGLEPELCAALLSMPAFSGGTMTINGVWPTGLPAADDALSALEAGGLKVDVSKNSITTTKGDRPVDLTMDVGSATALFPVGLALALNSRTECKIKNIEDSAMFEQGIELLERLGIRYERGDNDLSITPGRLKWDETWSAPNSFFGIALGLLAWMRPGISIENPGDLTDLWPRYWTLYNSLPEINGLKDPEVKKEDDSKSNRKRIKIN, from the coding sequence ATGCCCAATTATAAAAAATTTGAACGTAACGGTGCTGATGCACCGCGCAGGATGTCTTTGCTCGATGAAATTAAAGAGCTGGACGCACGTATACTTTCCATGGTCTCTCGCAGAAACTTCCTTATGGGGAAGGCTGCAGCGGCAAGAAAACAGAAAGGTCTTCCGCTTGGTGATCCAGACATGGAAAGACGTATATTTGAAACATGGACAGCTGAAGCCGGAAATAAAAAATTCGACATTAAAACAGCGCGCAGAGTATTTGAACAACTCAACAATCTTGCATATGCAACCATTGCTAAGCCCGAAAACCGTAAGCTTTCCTCTTATGTTCTTTCGCCTCCTCATAGAGCAATTGATGTAAATTTTGATGGTCCATGCTCACTTTTCCAGTCCAAACTCTGGATTGCCCTTGCTGCGGCATGTGGTGTTGACGCAACTCTTGCTCCGCTTTGTATAAACGATCAAATCACTGAGCTAGTAAAAGCATTCAACCAGTCAGGAGCACATCTGGCATGGGACGGTGAAGCTGTTGAATCCCGGAGCGGTGACGGAGTTGAGTTTGAAGATAAGCTGATTTTTGCTGGCGATGACCCAATGACTCTTTTCTTGATTATCGCTTTTGGCCTAAAAACCACAGGCAAATTCAAAATAGCAGGTGGTCCTCTACTCAAACAATATGACTCCCGCCCTCTTTCAACAATTTTAGCTCCACTCGGCGCCAGACTTAATACTCTTGACCTCCAGAGCCATGGATTGCCGGCCCGACTTGAGTGCGGTGGACGTATGGCTTCCTCTGTTGAGATAAATGAAGAAACTCCAGCCGGTTTTGTTGCGGCTCTTGTTTTGGCTGCATGGACTTACCCACAGGGACTCACTGTAAAATTTGAAGAAGGCTGGCATGGTTATGCTAAGCTGAAAGAGGTTGTGACTGTCCTTAAAGAATGCGGAGTCAAAGCGAAGCTGACAGAAACTGAATGTTCTGTTCCTTCATCTGCAGCAATTAAATTCCCTGAGTTGCCTAAAATTGGTCTTGAGCCAGAACTTTGTGCAGCACTGCTTTCCATGCCTGCCTTTTCTGGAGGCACAATGACCATCAATGGAGTATGGCCTACGGGTCTTCCTGCTGCAGATGATGCTCTGAGTGCTCTTGAAGCCGGCGGATTAAAAGTTGATGTATCTAAGAACAGCATCACAACAACAAAAGGTGATCGCCCTGTGGATCTGACTATGGATGTTGGGTCTGCAACAGCTCTCTTTCCTGTAGGACTTGCTCTTGCCCTTAATTCTCGTACTGAGTGCAAAATTAAAAACATTGAAGACTCAGCAATGTTCGAACAGGGAATTGAACTTCTCGAACGCCTCGGTATCAGATATGAGCGTGGAGACAATGATCTCTCTATCACTCCCGGAAGACTTAAATGGGACGAAACATGGTCTGCTCCAAACTCTTTTTTTGGAATTGCACTTGGCCTTCTGGCTTGGATGCGCCCAGGTATTTCGATTGAAAACCCAGGGGACCTGACTGATCTTTGGCCTCGTTACTGGACTCTTTACAACAGTCTCCCTGAGATCAATGGACTTAAAGACCCCGAGGTAAAAAAAGAAGATGACTCAAAATCCAACAGAAAAAGAATCAAAATTAATTAG